In Glycine max cultivar Williams 82 chromosome 5 unlocalized genomic scaffold, Glycine_max_v4.0 Gm05_scaffold_188, whole genome shotgun sequence, one DNA window encodes the following:
- the LOC100814683 gene encoding indole-3-acetic acid-amido synthetase GH3.10 isoform X2 — protein MVGELQYLRNGCMCLGISFYFCGSPCFTCRFRAIYPKNCRWRHRSYTHTTTHNHSLLKRLCSSGTTEGRQKFVPFTRHSAQTTLQTFTLAAAYRSRVYPTREGGRILEFIYSSNQFKTKGGLKVGTATTHYYASEEFKTKQEKTKAFTCSPYEVISGGDYKQSTYCHLLLGLFFSDHVEFISSAFAYGIVQAFCTFEEVWRDLCNDIRDGTLSSRIKLPQMREAVLGTITSNPSLASKLEEACLELEVVDWFGLVPKLWPNAKYLYSIMTGSMQPYLKKLRHYANGVPLISADYGSTESWIGVNVDPCLAPEKVTFAVVPTFSYFEFIPLYYRQKQDFSSVADHDFMEDEPIPLSQVKVGQEYEIALTTFTGLYRCRLGDVVEVAGFHNGTPKLNFICRRKLILTVNIDKNTERDLQIVVEKGSQLLNKAKAELVDFTSHADVSNNPGCYVIFWEIKGEAEDKVLEACCREMDAAFVDHGYVVARKTSSIGPLLLCIVERGTFKKILDYFVENGAALGQFKTPRCTNNPVLLKILSACTIKTFRSTAYI, from the exons ATGGTTGGGGAGCTACAATATCTCAGAAATGGATGCATGTGCCTTGGAATCTCTTTTTACTTCTGTGGTTCCCCTTGCTTCACATGCAGATTTCGAGCCATATATCCAAAAAATTGCAGATGGAGACACAGGTCCTATACTCACACAACAACCCATAACCACTCTCTCCTTAAG AGGTTATGCAGTTCTGGAACCACAGAGGGAAGGCAGAAGTTCGTACCCTTTACCCGCCATAGTGCTCAAACGACCCTGCAAACTTTCACTTTAGCAGCAGCCTATAGATCAAG GGTTTATCCGACAAGGGAAGGAGGTAGGATTCTTGAATTTATATACAGCAGCAATCAGTTCAAAACAAAAGGAGGATTAAAAGTTGGAACAGCCACAACACACTACTATGCAAGTGAAGAATTCAAAACCAAACAAGAGAAAACAAAGGCATTCACTTGCAGCCCCTATGAGGTTATTTCTGGGGGGGACTATAAACAATCCACGTACTGCCACCTCCTTCTTGGGCTCTTCTTCTCTGATCACGTAGAGTTTATTTCCTCAGCTTTTGCCTATGGCATAGTGCAAGCATTTTGCACTTTCGAAGAGGTTTGGAGAGACCTTTGCAATGACATAAGAGATGGCACTttgagttcaagaatcaagttacCCCAAATGAGAGAGGCTGTTTTGGGTACAATAACTTCAAACCCCTCTTTGGCCTCAAAACTAGAAGAAGCTTGCTTGGAGCTAGAAGTGGTggattggtttggtttggttccaAAACTTTGGCCAAATGCCAAGTACCTTTATTCCATAATGACAGGTTCTATGCAACCTTATTTGAAAAAGCTTAGGCATTATGCAAATGGGGTGCCACTAATAAGTGCTGACTATGGTTCAACTGAGAGTTGGATAGGGGTTAATGTGGATCCTTGTTTGGCTCCTGAGAAAGTAACCTTTGCTGTAGTACCGACGTTCTCTTACTTTGAGTTCATACCACTTTATTATAGACAGAAACAAGATTTCAGCTCAGTAGCTGATCATGATTTCATGGAAGACGAGCCAATCCCACTATCCCAGGTTAAAGTTGGCCAAGAGTACGAAATAGCGCTCACAACTTTTACTG GGCTGTATAGGTGCAGACTAGGAGACGTGGTGGAAGTGGCAGGTTTTCACAACGGGACCCCAAAATTGAACTTTATATGCAGAAGAAAACTAATTCTAACCGTGAATATAGACAAGAACACAGAGAGAGACCTTCAAATAGTGGTAGAGAAAGGGTCACAGCTGCTAAACAAGGCAAAAGCTGAGCTTGTTGATTTTACAAGCCATGCAGATGTCTCAAACAACCCAGGTTGTTACGTTATTTTCTGGGAAATCAAAGGTGAGGCCGAGGATAAGGTACTTGAGGCATGCTGCAGGGAAATGGATGCTGCTTTTGTTGACCATGGCTATGTGGTCGCAAGGAAAACAAGTTCAATAGGGCCTTTGTTGCTTTGCATTGTAGAGAGAGGgacttttaaaaagattttgGATTATTTCGTGGAGAATGGGGCAGCACTGGGCCAGTTCAAGACCCCTAGGTGCACTAACAACCCGGTCCTCCTCAAAATTCTTAGTGCATGCACCATTAAAACATTTCGCAGCACTGCTTATATATAG
- the LOC100814683 gene encoding indole-3-acetic acid-amido synthetase GH3.10 isoform X1, translated as MVGSVPCLAFFYLLALWKLTPTNTKIYSFLFATLANAPARSSTINNPSSMEPPVLSFNSNDTTNNGNCTTDFDIITWFEDVSKNAGSVQIQTLCKILKQNYGVEYLKTWLGSYNISEMDACALESLFTSVVPLASHADFEPYIQKIADGDTGPILTQQPITTLSLSSGTTEGRQKFVPFTRHSAQTTLQTFTLAAAYRSRVYPTREGGRILEFIYSSNQFKTKGGLKVGTATTHYYASEEFKTKQEKTKAFTCSPYEVISGGDYKQSTYCHLLLGLFFSDHVEFISSAFAYGIVQAFCTFEEVWRDLCNDIRDGTLSSRIKLPQMREAVLGTITSNPSLASKLEEACLELEVVDWFGLVPKLWPNAKYLYSIMTGSMQPYLKKLRHYANGVPLISADYGSTESWIGVNVDPCLAPEKVTFAVVPTFSYFEFIPLYYRQKQDFSSVADHDFMEDEPIPLSQVKVGQEYEIALTTFTGLYRCRLGDVVEVAGFHNGTPKLNFICRRKLILTVNIDKNTERDLQIVVEKGSQLLNKAKAELVDFTSHADVSNNPGCYVIFWEIKGEAEDKVLEACCREMDAAFVDHGYVVARKTSSIGPLLLCIVERGTFKKILDYFVENGAALGQFKTPRCTNNPVLLKILSACTIKTFRSTAYI; from the exons ATGGTGGGCTCAGTGCCTTGTTTGGCCTTTTTCTATCTACTTGCCTTGTGGAAACTGACACCCACCAACactaaaatttattcatttttatttgcaACACTTGCCAATGCCCCAGCCCGCAGCAGCACCATCAATAACCCTTCTTCAATGGAGCCCCCAGTTCTCAGTTTCAATAGCAATGACACCACCAACAATGGCAACTGCACCACTGACTTTGATATCATTACCTGGTTTGAAGACGTTTCCAAGAACGCTGGTTCTGTTCAGATTCAGACACTCTGCAAGATTCTTAAGCAGAACTATGGGGTTGAATATCTAAAGACATGGTTGGGGAGCTACAATATCTCAGAAATGGATGCATGTGCCTTGGAATCTCTTTTTACTTCTGTGGTTCCCCTTGCTTCACATGCAGATTTCGAGCCATATATCCAAAAAATTGCAGATGGAGACACAGGTCCTATACTCACACAACAACCCATAACCACTCTCTCCTTAAG TTCTGGAACCACAGAGGGAAGGCAGAAGTTCGTACCCTTTACCCGCCATAGTGCTCAAACGACCCTGCAAACTTTCACTTTAGCAGCAGCCTATAGATCAAG GGTTTATCCGACAAGGGAAGGAGGTAGGATTCTTGAATTTATATACAGCAGCAATCAGTTCAAAACAAAAGGAGGATTAAAAGTTGGAACAGCCACAACACACTACTATGCAAGTGAAGAATTCAAAACCAAACAAGAGAAAACAAAGGCATTCACTTGCAGCCCCTATGAGGTTATTTCTGGGGGGGACTATAAACAATCCACGTACTGCCACCTCCTTCTTGGGCTCTTCTTCTCTGATCACGTAGAGTTTATTTCCTCAGCTTTTGCCTATGGCATAGTGCAAGCATTTTGCACTTTCGAAGAGGTTTGGAGAGACCTTTGCAATGACATAAGAGATGGCACTttgagttcaagaatcaagttacCCCAAATGAGAGAGGCTGTTTTGGGTACAATAACTTCAAACCCCTCTTTGGCCTCAAAACTAGAAGAAGCTTGCTTGGAGCTAGAAGTGGTggattggtttggtttggttccaAAACTTTGGCCAAATGCCAAGTACCTTTATTCCATAATGACAGGTTCTATGCAACCTTATTTGAAAAAGCTTAGGCATTATGCAAATGGGGTGCCACTAATAAGTGCTGACTATGGTTCAACTGAGAGTTGGATAGGGGTTAATGTGGATCCTTGTTTGGCTCCTGAGAAAGTAACCTTTGCTGTAGTACCGACGTTCTCTTACTTTGAGTTCATACCACTTTATTATAGACAGAAACAAGATTTCAGCTCAGTAGCTGATCATGATTTCATGGAAGACGAGCCAATCCCACTATCCCAGGTTAAAGTTGGCCAAGAGTACGAAATAGCGCTCACAACTTTTACTG GGCTGTATAGGTGCAGACTAGGAGACGTGGTGGAAGTGGCAGGTTTTCACAACGGGACCCCAAAATTGAACTTTATATGCAGAAGAAAACTAATTCTAACCGTGAATATAGACAAGAACACAGAGAGAGACCTTCAAATAGTGGTAGAGAAAGGGTCACAGCTGCTAAACAAGGCAAAAGCTGAGCTTGTTGATTTTACAAGCCATGCAGATGTCTCAAACAACCCAGGTTGTTACGTTATTTTCTGGGAAATCAAAGGTGAGGCCGAGGATAAGGTACTTGAGGCATGCTGCAGGGAAATGGATGCTGCTTTTGTTGACCATGGCTATGTGGTCGCAAGGAAAACAAGTTCAATAGGGCCTTTGTTGCTTTGCATTGTAGAGAGAGGgacttttaaaaagattttgGATTATTTCGTGGAGAATGGGGCAGCACTGGGCCAGTTCAAGACCCCTAGGTGCACTAACAACCCGGTCCTCCTCAAAATTCTTAGTGCATGCACCATTAAAACATTTCGCAGCACTGCTTATATATAG